The following are from one region of the Mycetohabitans rhizoxinica HKI 454 genome:
- a CDS encoding porin, protein MKKRAMTIVAFSGLAANAAWAQSNVTLYGAVDNGIGYQTSQTTPGSVNGGRSAIKMAHGVWLGNRIGFKGDEDLGGGLKALFTLEAGFNGANGEALFEKNAQFGRQAFVGMAHPEFGTVTAGRQYTAYYTLLAPYSPTTWLTAYGSHPGDISSLNLAYRTNSSIVYMSPNLNGLKFGGSYAFAGVPGSAYRGSTWSAGVQYINGPLGIAAGFQRINNAAVGGGEWDVQSATTSNGKPPVSAINYGYQTAQAQQRVGVTGGWQFAPEFDISLSYTNTQYVPGMLSRFRNQAVFNAAGVVLHWKPSPVWDLAAGYNHARASKANGIEHAARYNQFNLSQYYSLSKRTGIYMVQAYQRASGNTFTVAPDGTTGVVKATASIGDVMNSAPSSSQSQFAAAAGIVHRF, encoded by the coding sequence ATGAAGAAGCGAGCGATGACCATTGTGGCCTTTAGTGGCCTTGCCGCGAATGCCGCTTGGGCACAGAGCAACGTCACGTTATATGGAGCCGTGGACAACGGGATTGGCTATCAAACTAGCCAGACAACGCCGGGCTCGGTCAATGGCGGACGCTCGGCCATCAAGATGGCTCACGGCGTCTGGTTAGGTAACCGCATCGGCTTCAAGGGCGACGAAGATCTTGGCGGCGGGCTGAAGGCCCTATTCACGCTGGAAGCCGGTTTCAACGGCGCAAATGGCGAAGCCCTATTCGAGAAAAACGCTCAGTTTGGTCGGCAGGCATTCGTGGGTATGGCGCATCCTGAGTTCGGGACCGTGACGGCGGGCCGCCAATATACAGCCTATTACACATTGCTCGCGCCATATAGTCCGACAACGTGGCTCACGGCGTACGGCTCGCACCCAGGCGACATCAGCTCCCTTAATCTGGCGTACCGTACGAACAGTTCGATTGTCTATATGTCCCCCAACCTCAATGGACTGAAGTTCGGAGGATCATATGCATTCGCGGGCGTGCCCGGCAGTGCGTACCGTGGTTCGACGTGGAGTGCGGGCGTGCAATATATCAACGGACCACTCGGTATCGCTGCGGGATTTCAACGCATCAATAACGCCGCCGTCGGTGGCGGCGAATGGGATGTGCAATCGGCGACCACCTCCAACGGCAAGCCCCCTGTGTCGGCGATCAACTATGGGTACCAAACCGCGCAGGCACAACAACGCGTCGGCGTGACAGGCGGGTGGCAATTCGCGCCCGAATTCGATATTTCGCTCTCTTATACGAACACACAGTACGTGCCAGGCATGCTGTCGCGCTTTCGTAATCAGGCCGTGTTCAATGCGGCGGGTGTCGTGCTGCACTGGAAACCGAGCCCAGTGTGGGACCTCGCTGCCGGCTACAACCATGCGCGCGCAAGTAAGGCCAACGGAATCGAGCACGCAGCACGGTATAATCAGTTCAATCTGTCGCAGTACTATAGCCTGTCCAAGCGTACCGGCATCTACATGGTGCAGGCTTACCAGCGCGCAAGCGGCAATACGTTTACTGTGGCACCGGACGGCACCACGGGCGTGGTCAAGGCCACTGCGTCGATCGGCGATGTGATGAACAGTGCGCCCTCGTCATCGCAGAGTCAATTTGCCGCCGCTGCAGGGATCGTGCACCGGTTCTAA
- a CDS encoding glutathione peroxidase: MSQLYSFSARSLQGDDISLERYRGKVLLIVNTASECGFTPQYAGLQALYERYAARGLEILGFPCNQFGKQEPGDAQQIGAFCAKNYQVTFPMFDKIDVNGAHAHPLYRYLTGEAPGVLGTEAIKWNFTKFLIDREGRPVKRYAPVTKPDAIEPDIEKLL, translated from the coding sequence ATGAGCCAGCTTTATTCATTCTCTGCGCGCTCGCTGCAGGGCGACGACATTTCGCTGGAGCGTTACCGCGGCAAGGTCCTGCTAATCGTCAATACCGCCAGTGAATGCGGGTTCACGCCGCAATATGCGGGGTTGCAGGCTTTGTATGAGCGATATGCGGCGCGCGGCCTGGAGATATTGGGCTTTCCGTGCAACCAGTTTGGCAAACAGGAACCGGGCGACGCGCAGCAGATCGGCGCATTTTGCGCGAAAAACTACCAGGTCACGTTCCCGATGTTTGACAAGATCGATGTCAACGGCGCCCATGCGCACCCGCTGTATCGCTATTTGACCGGGGAAGCGCCCGGCGTGCTCGGGACCGAGGCGATCAAGTGGAACTTCACCAAGTTTTTGATCGATCGGGAAGGCAGGCCGGTCAAGCGCTATGCGCCTGTCACCAAGCCCGACGCGATCGAGCCGGATATCGAAAAGTTGCTTTGA